CCAGGTGAAACCACTGCTGCAAGTCACCCGCCAAGAGGAAGAAATGCAGGCCAAGGATGAAGAGTTACAAAAAACtaaggaaaaacaacaaaaagcagaGAGTGAAttgaaggagctggaacagaaACACTCACAGGTGATTTACAGCTCTGAGCCACTAGCTGTTCTTTGACCATGTCTAGAAGCTGTTATAATAAAGGTATCTCTCTCCTTTGCACTTGTGATTGTCTTCATAGCAATGGTCCAGAGCAAAAGGTCAGTGCAGACAAGCTCCCAGTCCCTTCAGTAAAGGCCCAACATCCACACAAGAATGTGTGGTGGAGCTGCCTGCCTGCACCCCAGCAATGTCCAGGAAAACAACCAACTTGCACTCCAAGCTTAACTTCCTCTCCATTTTATTTATGCAGCTTGTTGAAGAGAAGAACCTCCTGGCAGAGAAGCTTCAGGCAGAAACTGAGCTGTATGCTGAGGCTGAGGAGATGAGAGTCCGTTTAGCTGCTAAGAAACAAGAGCTGGAAGAGGTCCTGCATGAGATGGAAGCCAGGatcgaggaggaggaggaacgcagccagcagctgcaggcagagaagaaaaagatgcAACAACAAATGCTGGTAAGGAGAGATAAGTGACAAATACAAACAGTAGCTTGGATCTCACTGGGACAcaagagagacagaaaaaccTCAGATCCTAGGACAGTGCTTGCTGCACAACCCTCTGTAGGATGTATGTCTGTGCTACTGAAGGAAGGACAATCAATTGATGCTCTTTCCTCCAGAgcgctcctcttcctcatctcaACCCTAACATTTTCTCTAAAACATTAACAAATCTTTCCTTGTATATTGTCAAGTATTACAGATTGTCTAGTTCTTTATAAAAACAACAAAGTTTACAACATACAGTAATAAGCATTAAGCATTTTTTAAGAACTGTAGAAGTAGTATTTGATTTCTAGAATTCATGTTTTGTGGGTTTCTTTTCCCCCCCAAAGGACCTTGAGGAACAGCtggaacaagaagaagaagcaaGGCAGAAACTGCAACTTGAAAAAGTAGCAGCAGATAGCAAGATAAAGAAAATGGAAGATGATATTCTGGTAATGGAAGATCAGAATAACAAGCTAAGCAAGGTGAGTTCTAGGTCCACTTTCTTACTCTGAAAATAGTGGAAGTTGAGAGAAAACCTTCTTTTCCACTGGAATGCTAGGAACACTCTTGACTATCTAATCTCATGGAAAAGAAGGTTTTCTAGTGGAAAAGAAGGTTTTCTCTCAACTTTATAGTTGAGAGAAATAGTTACACTAGACCATCAGTCCTGCCTGTATCAAATGCATTTCTGATTATTTCTCTGTGCCCATTTAAACAATCCAAAATTGTGTAAAACTACTCTGTTGTAGCAACAATATTTTTGAGCAAAATATTTACAGCAGTCATGCACAATCAGTGGAAGACATATCTTCTATCCAAGAGCAGACTAAATAATTCTCTTGGTTTTCAACTAATTTCAATAAAACTTCATTATTAAAACTGGAAAATAAGAATGTCTTCCAGTACTTTTTGAAAGGGATTGCTCCTGTAAGCTGGGCCCTGTACTTAGCAGGCATCAGAGAGAGCCCAAGATTTTAAGAGCAGAAGCTTAGAGAACATAAAAGTCATAGACACCCCTCCATAGCTCATCTGTAACTGAAAAATTGAAATGTATCACTTCAATCTCAAGAAGTACAGCATAAAAGGACAATCTCTTGGACATTTTTGGTTGGCAAAGAGTTGATTTATAATCACCAATGACAGACACGTTTGctaacagaaatattttatttttcttaaggaaagaaaacaacttGAGGAAAGAATAAGTGATCTAACAACAAATCttgcagaagaagaagaaaaagccaaaaatctTACAAAGCTCAAGAACAAACATGAATCCATGATTTCTGAACTTGAAGGTAATATGAACAATAGTCTATTAGGGTTTGtagaatttcttctttttccttggcacagaacaaaaaaacctcaacaatctggagacatttttaaaattgtgtggggtatttccaaattttttatGCTGAACCCAGTTTGGTGATAATCACCAAATCTTCACGCTGCCAAACAACAGAAATCTTTTATTCCTTATATATAAAAGAGTAGAGagaaaaatgaggggaaaaaatgcttaTGTTGGAGAAAGATAAAGAAATTATTCTTCAGGATGGCTAGAAATAAGGCATTACATGTCGCTCCAAAAACACAGTGACCTGTAGTTAAATGCATGGCCACACTGGAGACCAGAACCATTTGTTTGAGTTTAGATTAAGGACTCCTGGCACTACCACAGTCTGGTGACCAAAATCCCTCCTTTTCCAGTGCGGCtgaagaaggaagagaagagCAGACAAGAACTGGACAAAGCTAAGAGGAAGCTGGAAGGGGAGGCAAATGATCTGCATGAGCAGAttgcagagctccaggcacaaatTGCTGACCTGAAGGCACAACTGGCCaagaaggaggaagagctgcaggctgctctggccaggTACTCACTCCTGGGTCTGCACACGGTGGAAAGCCCAGGCTGGAACTTATCTTGCCCCTCCCCAGACAGTGAGAAGCTCCAGCCATGAATCTCATCTCTCAGTTCATCCCCTCCATGTGCCTCCCCATTTTCCAAATGTCCTTTTGTGAAAAGTAATTATGCTATTGCTTGTTCCATAGACAAATAATCTATTTTATTGAATTACCTCCAGGTATCAATGAAAACTGCTCTTCCCACAGGCAAGGGCAGTGCTGTCAAGTATGATGAAATGTAACAATTTAATTCATAGGCAATAGGCAAAAATTAATTAAGAGCCTGATCTTGAACCACTCCAGAATCtctgtggatttttaaaataaatttaagagGGAAAACACTCCACCAAAACTTGCTGAATCAACTGATCAGCATCTCCAGACACTGCATCCGGCTAAAGTACAGCTGTCTGATCTTTTTTGCATCAGTCTCCCTTTCTTTGGCACTTTCTTGCACAGAACTTATAAATCTTCAGTGTATACTGACTTCCTCAAAGTGAAATAGTTTGTTATTACTTTTTTACATTTCTAAAATGAAATGTTCTTTTTTCAAAAAGGCTTGAAGATGAAACTACTCACAAGAACAACGCCCTGAAGAAGATCCGTGAATTGGAATCTGTAATTTCTGATCTCCAGGAAGACTTGGAGTCTGAAAAAGCTgcaagaaacaaagcagaaaagcaaaagagagACCTCGGTGAAGAGCTGGAGGCTCTTAAGACAGAGCTTGAGGACACTTTGGATACCACAGCCgcccagcaggagctcaggtATGGATGTGTAGCACAAGGGACAAAAAGGAACGTCCCCAAGCTCAGTTCACGGGCATTGCAGTAGGGCTGGAAcgctctttgctgctgctgctccactgATGTCTGTCACCTTCCAGAGCAAAGCGTGAGCAGGAGGTCACAGTGCTGAAGAGAGCCCTGGAGGAGGAGACCCGAACCCATGAAGCCCAGGTCCAGGAGATGAGGCAAAAACACACTCAGGCTGTGGAAGAGCTCACAGACCAGCTGGAACAATTTAAACGGGTAAACAGAAATCCATCTCATTGAAAACCACTCCTAGATAACACAATTTACTCTTATAAATCATCTTTATTTATTCACTTCTTCACATGCTTGTAGGCTAAAGCAAACTTGGATAAGGCCAAACAGTCACTGGAGAAAGACAATGCTGATCTGGCTAATGAAGTCAGGAGCCTGAATCAGGCCAAACAAGATGTGGAGcacaagaagaagaagctggAAGTACAGCTGCAGGATTTACAGTCCAAATACACTGAGGGAGAGCGTGTTCGGACAGAACTCAATGAAAAAGTCCATAAATTACAGGTAGGAAGGAGTTTGATGCTTTGCTGTGACACCATGGGACTGAGAAGCCCAGTTTATCTAGAGGAATTACTGCcctgcagccaaaatgctcaTTTTTTGTCAACTTAAACTCCTACCTCAATTACCACACAATTAATCAACTACAACCAGTCCATCTCATGGAACAGGGAGCTTTTAGTCTCACCACCCCTCTGTACGTGCTGCAGTCTGTAATGCCATCACTGATTCAGTGACCATGATGCAGATCTGAcagtttctttctgtttgttcATTTCTGGCTGGTGGGGAAGATTAACAGGTGTGTGGCTTTTGGAAATATATTAGACAGCTATTAAACACATGTGCTCAGAAAAGATGACAATGAAAGGAGAATGCTCACTTAGCTACAGTTTAAGAAATAACTGAAGATCATTTTAAATGGTTCTCTGGTAGATGTTCAATGTCCAGATATACTAATCAAGCTTATTGTTGCATCTTGTTCATAGCTGCAGTAAGTTttgctttattattttaagatggtggataaataagaaaatataaTCAAATGCATCAACTTCTGTCAAACttgggaagaggaaggaaatccaccaaaaatccccattctCCTTTGCAGTTCATTGAAAGGAACATACTACTATTGCTTTATGAATATGACTAGATATAGGATAATAAATACTGTGGTAAACTAGGCAAAAAATGGCATTAGATAAGATTTCAGACAAACCCAAGGAAACTAAAGATTAAGGAAGATATTGAAGCTTTGCAAAATAACTGAGTTTATTCTCTGTGGCATCTCACAGGTGGAGGTTGAAAATGTCACCAGTCTGCTCaatgaagcagaaggcaaaaATATCAAGTTGACCAAAGACGTTGCAGCCTTAGGATCTCAGCTACAAGATACACAGGTAAACTTGCATCCAAGATCAGCTCACCTACAATATTCATAAAATGCACAATAAAAAGACCTAAACTAATGACTGTCTTGCCAATTGCTGTGGtgactgcaggagctgcttcaGGAAGAAACGCGGCAGAAGCTCAATGTGTCCACCAAGCTCCGCCAGTTGGAGGATGAAAAGAACAGCTTGCAGGAGCAGTTGGatgaagaaacagaagcaaaacaaaatgtgGAGAGACATATTTCAACACTGACAATACAGGTATCAGTGCCATAATGAAATCATTAGCCCCATCACTGAGAGCTGTGTTGGCAGTTGCAGAGGATCTGTAGAATTATCCTGGCACAGCACATGGACCTTCAGGGAATTTGTGCTGTTAGCCCAGATGGCACCAGTGGTGCTCCAAAATGCAGGCAGCAGTCCCCCTGTCCTTTAAAATGTCATCCCTAGGACAGGTACAAATGCAAGGTAGCTCCACACATAGTCTTGCACACAAGGCCTCTATGTGCATCCTAGGTCTGTGCTCTGCCTCATTTTATGGAGGCTGGTGATGGGTACCTGCCACCAACTTCACACAGGTCAGACTAGGAAAGCCTCAGGTCTTGGCCGTCTCCTGGCCAAGTTTTTGTCTGTCTGCCAAGTTTTGTTGTCACAGCTACAAAGATTTGTCCTCTGAATTCAAATTTCAGCTCTCTGACTCTAAGAAGAAGATACAGGAATTTACCACCACAGTAGAGTTCATGGAAGAAGGCAAAAAGAAACTTCAGAAAGAAATTGAAAGTCTCACACAACAGTTTGAGGAAAAGGCTGCTTCTTACGACAAACTGGAAAAAACCAAGAACAGactccagcaggagctggatgaCCTGGTGGTGGACTTGGACAACCAGCGTCAGTTGGTCTCTAACCTGgagaagaaacagaagaagTTTGACCAGGTATGGACTTCAGATTTTCCCTTGCTCTGTTATCACCTGTCTGGAACTCACAGAGTGTccactgggacacagggacaaaaGAATTAACTAAAATTTAATTATACaagaaatgtttaattttgtatttatgTGCCTTTATCAAAAGCAGAGACTTTTCTCTGTCATTAACAACTGACAAAACAGCTGCAATAGAAAAGCCTGTTATTAATGACCTCCTGAATTCACACTACCTTTTCACAGATGCTAGCTGAAGAGAAGAACATCTCCTCCAAATATGCAGATGAAAGGGACAGAGCAGAAGCTGAAGCtagagaaaaggaaacaaaggctCTGTCCTTGGCTCGAGCACTTGAAGAGGCTTTGGAAGCCAAAGAAGAACTGGAGAGAACAAACAAAATGTTGAAAGCTGAAATGGAAGATCTCGTTAGCTCCAAAGATGACGTTGGCAAGAATGTAAGTTTTGGCCTTAGAACAATCTCCACAACAATAACTTAAAATAGCAGCTAAAAGAATATATAATTGTTTCCAGTGTGGGaaattctctgcagcacacaaATCCATTCAGCAAGATCAGATATTTCATAAAAAATTCAAAGGTTTTTCCATTTGTGTCCAAACTTTCAAGGGACTTGGCAAAGTAACTGTAGGCtatgtttatttttaacataACTTCAAGCATGAAGATTCTAACTGATATGTATTAGTTTATTACACTTCTTTGAAATGGTAAACTCTGCAAATCTTATTTTATTAGTTATATTTGACTTTGCCACCTGGCTTATATTTACTTACATAACTGCAGCAAATTTCCACTTCTGCATTGCCAATCACTTCTTTTATTACAGATATATGATTATATTATTTCTAATATTAAATGAATTAAATTGTGATATTTGACTAGATGAAAACCGAAAGATTGGGATAAAGAGAATCTCGTTGTTTTAAGATGGTTTTGCAAGTACAAAATAAAACTAATTTAGCATTTTCAGTGTAAATTAGATGGTTCATTGTCCACACCTGATAGTTTCAAATGTGGCCTACACTGCAGGTATACTGTGTATAACTAGAATTATTCTCATTTGTCATAACAAATCTATTAAATTCTCATTGCCTTAAAGGTCCATGAATTGGAGAAATCTAAACGGACCCTGGAACAGCAAGTAGAAGAGATGAAGACACAATTAGAAGAGCTGGAGGATGAGCTACAGGCTGCAGAGGATGCCAAACTCAGGTTGGAAGTTAACATGCAGGCTCTGAAAGGCCAGTTTGAAAGAGATTTACAAGCCAGAGATGAACAGAATGAGGAGAAGAAAAGACAACTCCTCAGACAGGTACCATTGCCAACTACTGTCTTAAATATATAACCAAGCCAGTTGAAAGGCCCCAACCTAGTGCCATTATTAAAGTATCTCACTAACTAGAATGAAAAAATCATTACATTGCCTTGAACTTGgtgattaaaacaaaaaagaggaagaaaaaaagggttATTGTACTAAAGAAGGCAGGGAGGGTTCCCTGTTTCAGTAGCAGATGCACAGTTACCAACAAATGTAGCTATTTAACTCTACAATCAATATAGTATAAAACATATGAATTGCTATTTCTGGCAGTCAGAACCACATTCTCTGTATTCTCAGTGCAAGTAAAAAAAGACAACTTCTAATAGATCTGCCTTCCCAAGGTACACTGGATGCATACAAAAGCATTGGAGATAAAACTTATTGGATAAAACTTATTGGATAAAACTTATTCGTACAGAAATGCTGTGACAGCAAGGACAACTGCTGTAGTCATCATCTTATAATACACACATTTCCATGAATACAGGACCCAAAATGCTGAGTCCTTTCAAAAGCTTTTAATTTTGGGACAAAATGGGAATCTGTTTAAACTGCCAGGGAAGTCACAGTTAACAGAGATATGGGGTCTGTACCCACTATTCAGAGTGTTTAAGAGTCCCCAAGGACTTTGCTAAACTGAACTTGTTTTCCTTAATGATCAGCTCCATGAATATGAAACTGAACTGGAAGATGAGCGGAAGCAAcgtgccctggcagctgctgccaagaagaAGCTGGAGATGGATGTTAAAGACCTGGAGAGCCAGGCTGACTCTGCCAACAAAGGTCGGGAAGAAGCCATCAAACAGCTTCGCAAATTACAGGTAAGTAACCCCAAAAAGACAGTTTTTCCCACTGTTGTGTCTTATACAATCACAATACAGAAGTTAGGTGACATCTGTGAGCTTGATGCCCATTACAGATGATTGGTCAGAGGGGGAATTTTAACTAGACTGCCACATTCAAATATCAGTATTTGAATGCTCAGTTTGAATGACAGTGGAAAATTTCACAGGGCAAATTATTAAAATCTTGAATTTCATGCTTCTGACTTACCCATATGGAGGAAAACAAAGATTCACATGAAAAGAAAGGACTGTAAGATAAAATCTATTACAAGGCTTCAATCTGGGCTCTAACACTTGACTCTTGAGCATAAAAGACTGTTCGGAAATCAGGTTGTCTCTGAATTATCATGTTCCTGTTTATATTTTAAACCTCCATATCAACTGTTCTGTCACATGCTGACAACTAAACAACAAAAATGTTCTTAATCAGAAACATTACAATTCTACATGTACTCAAATATTCAGAGGACCATAGGCATTACAAAAGATGCAGTGTTCAAGTGGAAGCATTGCCCACCTTGGAATAGCATTTCAGATCTTTCCAATATGTGCTAACAGatctctgcaaaaaaaaaaaaaaacttcagcaGCATTATGACAATGTAACTGTGTATGTGTTCTGTTCCATCCACATTTCTTTCAACTGAAATTGTAACAAATTTGTTATTCTTTTCAACAAGGCTCAGATGAAGGACTACCAGCGAGAGCTGGATGATGCACGGGCTGCcagagaagaaatattttctacagccagagaaaatgagaagaaagCAAAGAGTCTGGAAGCAGAACTCCTGCAGCTTCAGGAGGTAAAGTGGGAAACCTACAGCAGAATGAAGGAGATTACACATGGCCTTCAGTAGCAAAACAGAACTGGCAGTGAAGCAATCTAACAGCTCTTAGGGACCGAACTTGTAACAAGTTCCATGTGCTCCACACACTCCACTAAAGCTGCTGGATTTACATCTGAGCACAGTCAGATTGAGCTGAAAAAAATCACCTTGGAAGAAGGTACAGATCCCCAGCCTTAAAGGGAAATGAACTGTATGATCCAACACAAATTGTTTTCAATAGCAATAAATTCTTGAGGGCTTAGTGCTATTATTCCTACCTGTATTAAATGGCCATCTTGTGactaaaacaaataaaacagaaaCCCGCTGACAGGGTGGATAAAGTGTATTTCATGGTACTTCCCTAGGATTTATGACATGACAAGAATTTATTCTGTTACAAGACAATCCATCTCATACCAGCTTTAGAAAATTTACAGTCCTCTGAATAATGCTATAACTACTTGAACATTTACTCATTTCCTTACTATGCtgctttttccatttctctaggacctggctgctgcagaaagaGCTCGCAAACAAGCAGACCAGGAGAAAGATGAGATGGCAGAGGAACTTGCAAGCGCTGCCTCTGGAAGGTAGGAACACACCAAATTACACACAAGGCTCTGAATGTGCTACTAATGCTGCCAAGAAAAGTTTTGCTCTGTTCCCAACAGCCATCTGCCCTTGACAAGACAACATGCACACATATGACTACTTCCATTGAAATATCTAGTTCTTTCCTGAATTATTGGCAGCTCACAATACAATCATAACATATGGTCAGAGCCAGAACTACTCACTTTTCAAATTTACATTTCCAGGACAAGCCTTCAGGATGAGAAACGGCGCCTGGAGGCAAGAATTGCTCAGCTGGAGGAAGAGCTGGAAGAGGAGCAAGGCAACATAGAGGCAATGAATGACCGCATGAGGAAAGCAGTACAGCAGGTACAGCTCGTTCCAGCACACAGTTCTGTTCATATTCCAGCAAAAGCTGCTTGTGGTTCTCAGTATCTGGAGGATTGCCTTCCCAAATTGCCACCTGTCATTTGTCTGAAAGCATGCTGCACTTGTGACagcatcccttccctccttgcaggcagagcagctgaacAATGAGCTGGCAACAGAGCGCTCAACTGCACAGAAGAACGAAAACGCTCGGCAGCAACTGGAGAGGCAGAACAAAGAGCTAAAGAGCAAGCTGCAGGAGATGGAGGGAGCTGTGAAGAACAAATTCAAAGCCACAATTGCTGCTCTGGAGGCCAAAATTTCTTCTCTCGAAGAGCAATTGGAACAGGAAGCCAGGTACTGGTCTCCAGAGGGCACTGCTGTCCATTTATTGTTCCAGTTaatgagacagaaaataaacaaaggCAAGCAGGATTTATGTCAGCAGGTTCTCAGTGCCACTAAACTTGGTAAAGTCTCTCACTTAACATTCCTGAGACATATGGCAAGCAACTGGAGCTGCTACAGTTTCTGATTAAGATTCATTTTATTGCTGAAAAGTTCTACTGGTACCATAGGCAAGGATCTGCTCCCCTACATTTTAGAGTAACTGCCCTATGACTCTGCCAGGTTAATTGCCATAACAAATTGTGCCACTTGTTGGATTATTCCTTCAGGAAATCACCTTGTGTTTCAGAACACATCTCCTGGAGCACCTCTAGCATACAGCAGGGACAtatatttggttttgttttgctcagAAGAATATGCCTTAAAATTTTCCTTAGAATTCAAATTCACCTGTTAAATTCAGTAGGACCTTTAACACAGGGGTTCTTGGTGCTGATTTCATGAACCACAAGCCCAAGGCAGGTGGAGAGTCCAGAGCTTCCACATCACCAAACACTGCCCTGTCATTGCAGAGACAAGCAGACAGTGGCCAAGACGATGCGCCAGAAGGACAAGAAGCTGAAGGATGCACTGCTGCAGGTGGAGGACGAGAGGAAGCAAGCAGAGCAGTACAAAGATCAGGTACAGACCATgtcacaagggcacaggaggtTTTAGGTTTTGCCCTAAGAAAGGAAGATTCCATGTTGTGCCTCAAGCAAATGCCCTTCTGGAAAGCAGACTGTGTGCTTGCATTCTATGCTGGGAGAGCCATACAGTCCTTTACTAAAAGATGGGACAATATAATTCTTCCATGCTACATCAAGTGCCAAAGCACAAGTCCTGGTAATCAGCCAGATACAACGGTCTAACTGCACAGCAAACAGGACTGTGCACAACACCCTTGGTGCAACACAAATAGAGAGGCTGAacatattttacattaaaattttAGCTTTCTCTAATGCAAATCCATCTGCAAGCCAGAAAATCAGAGGCAGGACTatgcagagaaagaaacaaTGAGGTTGTGTCTGAATACAGTAGCTATCAGCAAAATGAACTCCCACAAAGCCAAGTTATTTTCAGGCTCGAAGCTTCCATCTTTGATTTAGGTCATGCTTCAGTACAACTCCCAATGGAAGCATGAAATTAAAACAAGGAATATAAAGTATTACAAATTAAAGCATTACTCTGAAATCTCCCTTTAGGCCGAGAAGGGCAACGTACGGCtcaagcagctgaaaaggcagctggaggaggctgaggaggagtCCCAGCGCATCAACGCCAACCGCaggaagctgcagagggagctggacgAAGCCAATGAGAGCAATgaagccctgggcagggaggttGCAGCACTAAAGAGCAAGCTCAGGTAGAGTACCCTTGTTTGGGATAGCCCTTCCCACTCACTGAGAGCCTTGACATTTAGAGCTGAACTacaaaagtgggaaaaaatccGTCAGGTGAGGAACAGGCACTGCTAATGCTGCGAAGTTATTCACTCCTCGTGCTAGCTTGGCACTCAGAACAAAAGGCCCAAGTCAGGAGTGAAGTGCATTCCATAGACTGCAGCAGCATCAGGATTTCAGCTGAGATGAACTGTGATAACATGGCCAGGCCTTACTCTGCTCTAATCAAAATCCTTTTGGCTTCAATTGGAAAAGAATTAGGCTTGGTTGCTTTTGAAAACACCCCTTATATAACGGCTGTATCTATTTGTACAGAAGCAGTCACAAAAGTGTAGAAATGCTTGTGCTTTTCACACTTTCACACATGCACAACTCACACATAATGACTGTGAACAGTCTTGGACATCACAGGCagtaaaaagcaaagcagaTTAAATTATTCTTATTCCAAAGTCTCTTTGGACTTCACCACTATGGGGTTCAGTGTCATCAGACCAAGGAAAAGATTAAAACATCCCTTTGCATTTTCTTGTTAAAACTGCATGGCAAAAAGATAAAGCTGTGATCAGTCAGCTACATCCCTGAGTTCTGCACTCACTGGGTTTGAAAACATGAGCTCACTGAAATAGAGGCTGACTTGAGTTATAAAGAAATTGCTCTATCTGCATCACTACACGATAAAATTTTGCCTTCTACCTAAGACCAACAGTACATCACATGAAAAACAAGAACCTGTTTACCTGTGTTCTCAAAGTAGTTTGCCAGACTACTTACCAGTAACGTGCTTCAGTGTTCCTGGATGTGGATTCCCTTCCAAGTGAAGGGTTATGGATGTAGCAGCCTTTTCCACTAGCACCACCTTGGGTAGTTACATGCTCCTGGCTGCTTTATGAAGCAGTGGCTGTGTCCAGCCCTTTTACATAGAACACTATATAGCTCATTTTTGTTTTATCTAAATGTtatgtaattggctgtaatgtactttgtttaattatttaaaagtaATTACCTACCTCTGATCATGACCATGTGCCTAGTTTAACTGCCAGGACTCTTTATCTCTGTTTCAGAGGGACACAGGAACCTTCGCATGACTAAGCAGGTACCATGCCTTCAACTTTGCAGCTAGCTTGTATTGCacaaatttccattttctttggCCCTGGTTAAAATTATGTGAGGTTTCTGCAAACTGTGAAGGCTTGGATATCTTGGCATTAATCTGTTTTATCAAAAAAGACAAATATTACAATAATTTAGCTACCATCAGCTGTTCATCAGTGATACATCTTTCTTACAAGTAGGTTATGTACTGACATAGACTTACCAACGTTGCATTCTCACAAGCTCTACCACCAGAGTACCTAAGCAAGtactctgattttttttgcatGAATGGTTTTTTTGCACATCATCTTTGTGCACTGCCATGAAAAGTAagattttttcaaataaaatacaCCACTGATTAGTAAAATTGATTAAAAGGACTAATGAATATGGAGTGTCACA
This Zonotrichia albicollis isolate bZonAlb1 chromosome 16, bZonAlb1.hap1, whole genome shotgun sequence DNA region includes the following protein-coding sequences:
- the MYH11 gene encoding myosin-11 isoform X3, producing MAQKPLSDDEKFLFVDKNFINNPLAQADWSAKKLVWIPSEKHGFEAASIKEEKGDEVVVELAENGKKVTLSKDDVQKMNPPKFSKVEDMAELTCLNEASVLHNLRERYFSGLIYTYSGLFCVVINPYKQLPIYSEKIIDMYKGKKRHEMPPHIYAIADNAYRSMLQDREDQSILCTGESGAGKTENTKKVIQYLAVVASSHKGKKDTSVTQGPSFAYGELEKQLLQANPILEAFGNAKTVKNDNSSRFGKFIRINFDVTGYIVGANIETYLLEKSRAIRQAKDERTFHIFYYLIAGASEQMRNDLLLENFNNYTFLSSGYVPIPSQQDDEMFQETLEAMKIMGFTDEEQTAILRVVSSVLQLGNIVFKKERNTDQASMPDDTAAQKVCHLMGINVTDFTRSILTPRIKVGRDVVQKAQTKEQADFAIEALAKAKFERLFRWILARVNKALDKTKRQGASFLGILDIAGFEIFEINSFEQLCINYTNEKLQQLFNHTMFILEQEEYQREGIEWNFIDFGLDLQPCIELIERPTNPPGVLALLDEECWFPKATDTSFVEKLIAEQGNHPKFQKPKQLKDKTEFCIMHYAGKVTYNATAWLTKNMDPLNDNVTSLLNQSSDKFVADLWKDVDRIVGLDQMAKMSSESSLPSASKTKKGMFRTVGQLYKEQLTKLMTTLRNTNPNFVRCIIPNHEKRSGKLDAHLVLEQLRCNGVLEGIRICRQGFPNRIVFQEFRQRYEILAANAIPKGFMDGKQACILMIKALELDPNLYRIGQSKIFFRTGVLAHLEEERDLKITDVIIAFQAMSRGYLARKAFAKRQQQLTAMKVIQRNCAAYLKLRNWQWWRLFTKVKPLLQVTRQEEEMQAKDEELQKTKEKQQKAESELKELEQKHSQLVEEKNLLAEKLQAETELYAEAEEMRVRLAAKKQELEEVLHEMEARIEEEEERSQQLQAEKKKMQQQMLDLEEQLEQEEEARQKLQLEKVAADSKIKKMEDDILVMEDQNNKLSKERKQLEERISDLTTNLAEEEEKAKNLTKLKNKHESMISELEVRLKKEEKSRQELDKAKRKLEGEANDLHEQIAELQAQIADLKAQLAKKEEELQAALARLEDETTHKNNALKKIRELESVISDLQEDLESEKAARNKAEKQKRDLGEELEALKTELEDTLDTTAAQQELRAKREQEVTVLKRALEEETRTHEAQVQEMRQKHTQAVEELTDQLEQFKRAKANLDKAKQSLEKDNADLANEVRSLNQAKQDVEHKKKKLEVQLQDLQSKYTEGERVRTELNEKVHKLQVEVENVTSLLNEAEGKNIKLTKDVAALGSQLQDTQELLQEETRQKLNVSTKLRQLEDEKNSLQEQLDEETEAKQNVERHISTLTIQLSDSKKKIQEFTTTVEFMEEGKKKLQKEIESLTQQFEEKAASYDKLEKTKNRLQQELDDLVVDLDNQRQLVSNLEKKQKKFDQMLAEEKNISSKYADERDRAEAEAREKETKALSLARALEEALEAKEELERTNKMLKAEMEDLVSSKDDVGKNVHELEKSKRTLEQQVEEMKTQLEELEDELQAAEDAKLRLEVNMQALKGQFERDLQARDEQNEEKKRQLLRQLHEYETELEDERKQRALAAAAKKKLEMDVKDLESQADSANKGREEAIKQLRKLQAQMKDYQRELDDARAAREEIFSTARENEKKAKSLEAELLQLQEDLAAAERARKQADQEKDEMAEELASAASGRTSLQDEKRRLEARIAQLEEELEEEQGNIEAMNDRMRKAVQQAEQLNNELATERSTAQKNENARQQLERQNKELKSKLQEMEGAVKNKFKATIAALEAKISSLEEQLEQEARDKQTVAKTMRQKDKKLKDALLQVEDERKQAEQYKDQAEKGNVRLKQLKRQLEEAEEESQRINANRRKLQRELDEANESNEALGREVAALKSKLRGTQEPSHD